From one Nematostella vectensis chromosome 7, jaNemVect1.1, whole genome shotgun sequence genomic stretch:
- the LOC5503060 gene encoding translin-associated protein X, with product MADRSRKRKIETDKDSSEAKVANDSPVIAAFQQFQEELDLRHDKYERIVKSSRDLTIQSKRAIFNLHRIAGADNSEKIIHEVGRKLHEIKQYLKKIALELEGEDPFRFSRAYSPGLQEYIESLSFYYYLKNKTLVPFQEVVENCTFPAEDGKALKLEVPLSDYVLGIADLTGELMRFCMNSTANGDGDTPFTVCQFMREVHDELALLEYCCKDIGRKLGALKSSLYKVEHVCYTLQVRRSEFPQLNVADLLKCGSGMENIKMHDQ from the coding sequence atggcggacagAAGCAGAAAACGAAAGATAGAGACTGATAAAGATTCCTCGGAAGCAAAGGTAGCAAACGACTCTCCAGTGATCGCAGCGTTTCAACAATTCCAAGAAGAGCTAGATTTGCGCCACGACAAGTACGAGCGAATCGTGAAGTCTAGTCGCGATTTGACCATACAAAGTAAACGGGCTATTTTTAATTTGCACCGCATTGCAGGGGCTGACAACTCTGAGAAAATTATCCATGAAGTTGGAAGGAAACTACATGAAATCAAGCAATACCTGAAAAAGATTGCTTTAGAGCTGGAGGGGGAAGACCCTTTCCGTTTTTCAAGAGCGTATTCACCCGGTCTGCAAGAGTACATCGAATCACTCTCATTTTACTACTACCTCAAGAACAAAACACTTGTACCGTTTCAAGAAGTCGTAGAAAACTGCACCTTTCCGGCAGAGGATGGTAAAGCACTAAAACTTGAGGTCCCTTTATCCGACTATGTCCTTGGTATAGCAGATCTAACAGGAGAGCTCATGCGTTTTTGTATGAATTCGACTGCTAATGGTGACGGTGATACGCCATTCACGGTCTGTCAGTTTATGAGAGAGGTTCATGACGAGCTCGCGTTATTGGAGTATTGTTGTAAAGATATTGGTCGTAAGTTGGGCGCCCTGAAGAGTAGTCTTTACAAGGTTGAACATGTGTGTTACACATTACAAGTGCGGAGATCTGAATTTCCACAGCTAAATGTTGCTGATTTGCTTAAGTGTGGTTCAGGAATGGAAAACATTAAAATGCATGATCAGTAG